In Rhinolophus ferrumequinum isolate MPI-CBG mRhiFer1 chromosome 16, mRhiFer1_v1.p, whole genome shotgun sequence, the sequence AACCAATTCTCTGCAGACACCAAATAGGTGTCCTACAAGTCAatttaattctgacactaactacctgcagttagtgcagaccccacagggtaagggctcagtcccacaagccTGCTCCCACTTCAAATGCCAGTtgcataaaaaagtaaaaataaaatgatatagattttttaaaatgccagttGCAAGTCACTggtacttctgactgactggctataaattggGAATTCCCATGCTATAATttggtttgataatttgctagaatggctcacagaactctgGGAACTACTTTACTTATGTTTAcagatttattacaaaggatgcAATTCAGGGAGAGACAGATGGAATCCATGCATAGAGCAaggtatggtgtgtgtgtgtgtgtgtgtgtgtaggtagtTTCCACGCCCTCTCTGGGTGTCACTCTTGATGTGTTCACCAAGCTAGAAGCTCATTAAATTTCCTTGTCCGGGAGTTTTTCTAGAGCTCAATTTCTAGTCCCACTCACCTCCCAGGAGTTTGGAgatggggctgaaaattccaatcCTCTCATCACTTGGTCCTTCTGGTGACTAGCCCCATTCTGAGGCTGGGGGCCCCACCCACCCTAAGTTACCTCATTAGCATAAAGCAGGTGTGATCTAAAGGGGTCcgttatgaataataaaagacattcctatcactcaggaaaatCCAAGGATTTTAGGAGAGCTCTGTGCCATGACAAAAACCTGAAGATAAAGACCAACCATATTTATTATATGacaatattttgcatatatatatatatatatatatatatatatatatataaaacagtgcTCACCCTGGCCCTCTACAACTCCTAGGCACGCTTCCCTGCTCACAGAAGCACTTTTCAGCCTGTGTCAGTCACACAGAAGCCATGTCCAGATGGTGCCCAGGTCTCCAGGCCTGGGTGGTCTGATGTCTGGAGGGTAGTGATAGGTCCCcgtggtggggtgggaggtggagtgCCTGGGTCCCAGAGGATGTCCTCATATAAGCTTAGAACTGGGCCTGAGGGCTGTCCTTGAGCCCCAGTATGCTCTAGTAGAGCTCTGAGCAAGCCCACAGTGAGAGGGGGCTCTGCCCCAGGCTcagggaatggggtggggggctctgaCTCATCTGGGAGGTGTGTCCGCAGTAGCAGCAGGAGCTCAGTGGGAGCTAGGTCTGGTGGGCACAGGCGGCAAAGGAGGGGGAGGTGAGCATCAAGTCGCCGGTGCCGGGCAAATTCGGCCAGCAGCAGTTTGAAGATCTCACTTCGAAGCAGGGGGCTGGAGGGGCTGAAGACCAGGCCAGCCTCTAGAGCCCGCTCCCACTGCTCCTTTTGTACCAGCTGCCCCACAGCTTGGAGCACAGCTTTGGGCCGCCCACTGCCCAAAAGCAGTTCTAGCTCCAGTGCCTCAGGCCTGGTCCCCTCCTCTCCTAATACTGCCAGAGCTCGGCGATACAGGGGGAGCCCTgggccccctgccccccacccaggcCCACTCTGCTGCTGTGCCAGCTCCACAAAGGGTGGCAGCCATCGGGGTTCTAGCCGGCAGAGGTATTGGCATAGGAGTTCAAAGAGGGGCAGTACACCATTGGGGGGTTCCTTTCCAGCTGCTGTAACCCCTAGTACCTTCTTCCACACATCAGGTGGAGCTTGGGACCTCAACCTGCCATTACCATCTGGCTGGAGCTGCAGGGCCCTGAGGAAGGCACCCCAGGCTGCTGTAGGAAGGGCTTGGAAAATTGTGTTGAGCTGGGCCAGCTGGTCTCCCATCAACTCAGTCCTCAGCAGGCGTTCCACTTCCTGCTCTGCCAGCTCAGTCCAGCCAGGCTCTTCATCGTCCCCAGCCACCAGCTGGGCTTTGAGGTGCTCTAAGCTCCGGTAATCCCGAAGCTCAGCCCTCAGTATGGTCAATAGTGTAGAAGGGGACACGTGGCCCTGGAGAATGGAGGCCAGAGCCTGAGGTGCCCGGAATATGCTGCTGTGTCTCAGTTCCTCCGGGGTGAGTTGGGCACCCCGCAGGCTCCGCCGCTGGTAGTACTCGCAGGCTTCCTCAAATACCAGGTCTTCAGCTGAAGGCAGCTCAAGGCCCTGTGGGGCTTCCCAGCCTACACGAAACAGACCCAAGGCTGAAAGCAAACGAAGACCTCCTCGTGTCTCCAGCTCTTCCTTATTCTCTGTGTCAGGGGCTAGGGGTTCCAGCAAATGTACTCGGTCTGTACTGAGGACCTTCCTCTCCAGCAGCTGCCCGCTGCCCACGTCCAACAGTTCCAATGTGGAGCCCAGCACACAGGCCAGAGTGCCATGAAATGTTCCCAGTGCTGCAGACCCTGCCTGGCCTACAGGTGCCTCCTGCAGGGTGCCCACTGCCCGGGTACCACCATGGGATTGCACCAGGCTCACAGTGCCCCTGAAGTCAAGCAGTAGCAGTCCCCGGGGAGTTGGGGCCCAGGTATGTACAGTCAATGGCTGCCTGGGGGACAGGAGCCCAGGAAGGCCTCGAAGGAGAGTCCGGAAGTCCCATGTGTCCCCTCGTCCAGGATTCAGGCTCTTACTGTAGGAGAAACCAAGATTTGGGGCAGCCACCATCACCTTACCCTTGCCTGGGCTCCAGATGAGCAGAATGTGGCCCACGCCAGGCCAGGTATTGGCAGTGGGCACCAGGAAGAAGTCCTTGCCGGAGGCCAGCAGCTTGAAAGGGGGGCAATGGTACAGGAGGATGTGTGTGCGGCCCTGGTTGGTGCCAGCCTCCCCGCTGGGCTCCAGGGTCCTGACACACACATGGTGGCTGAAAGCTGTTGAGGGCGGCACTAGGCAGCCCTCAGCATCAGCCTGACGCTCCTCGCACCACACCAGGCGGCTTCGGAGGGCCGCTACGGCCACCACGCGGGATCCACTGCTCGTACACAGTTCGGTGCTCTGCAGCAGTCGCCAGCCGGGCCCTACGCCCGCTCCCCACACCTCGGCTAGGCCACTCTCCCATACCAAGACCAGAGCCGGTCGCACCGGCCACGGCAGGAAGAAGGCGTCTAGCGGTGAGAGTTGTTCAGCCGGCCAGGCACGCTCCAGCTCCTCGCCCGGTCCACGCACCGCAATCAGCAGCTGCGGGGCCAGCGCCCCCGGGGGTCGCAGTAGCAGCAGGTGGCGGCCGTCCGGGCTGCAGCGCACTCGGACCTCTGGGTCCGCAGCCAGCAACTCCCGGAGCCGGGCTGCGCCGCTGAAGTTGCTTAAATCCGAGAGCAGGCGCAGAGTCGCCGCACGCTTCATAGTGCCGGCCGCCTGGTGGGGCGAGGCTTGGCTCTCAGTCCAGGGCTCCCGGGGGAGGTCGAGAGTGGGGCTGAGACTTCCGTCCCCCTTGGATGAGGTGGGCTGAGGCCTGGCCTAAGCTTCGGCTCCGCCCCGCCCTCCCCGCTGGGCAAATTCAGTGCTTAACCCCTGTTCTCGCTGGGTGGGCGCGACACCGCCCTCCAGGGGAGGAGCCAAGGGAGCATCGCCGGGGGAGGAGCTTCCCGAGCACCCAAAGGTCTCAGCGCCTGCGACTTCGGTAGCCCTAGGTACGCTCTTTGAGTCGGGGTGTAGGCCCGCTGACCCAGACCCCAGGAAGCCGCGAGTGGCCCAGAGTTTGACTCTTAATCAGGATTCTAGCCCCGCTGAGCTCTGTACTGAAAGCGTCGTACTCCCAAGGCTTTCCTTCCCTCCAAGCCTCGCTCTCTCACCCCAACTCATTTACTCATGAaaatttattgagcccctactcTGAGTAGACAGCccttaacaaaatagaaaacctcAACCTCTGGGACGTAATAATTTGgtggaaaataattatagtaGCTAATACTTTCATAGCACTTACTATCTGACAGCTCCCTGTATCCCCCCCGCCCAAAGccccttttacagataaagaaaataaagcacagagagattaagtaaattgaccggatcacacagctattaagcaGTAGAGATAGAGGTGAGCTTTCAACCACAGGCAATCTGAGTTCAGAGTCAGTGCACCAAACCACTTTACAACAATTCATCATCAAAACTAACAGtttgttagaaaacaaaattaaaacatactCTAGAGGCACTGAGTCTGTGTGTAATTTCTCCAGCAACACCTACAAATTGATATGCAGGGGTCCTTTCCACCCCTGACTGATTTCTGAGGTGATGTGTTATTCCTCTTGCCTCCAAGTCCACTCTTTGTGAAGCatgcttctccctctctcccctgaCAACTTCCCTGAGAACCTGCATCCATTTCTATTTCATCAGCTTCATTCTGTCCTCTTGCTCTTAGCATAGAAACACTCTCCTTTGTCCTGTCTTAGAAGTCACTCTTTCATCCTCATCTCCCCACCTCTAGCTTTCCGTTTCCTTTCAGTCAAGGTTCTTGCAAAGATCCTCTAACGCTTGCTGCCtccactttttcttcttccattcattcCTCAAACTACTACCTACCTAAAATAGATTTTCCTGAGGTCTTcaaggacattttaattttttttactctcTGAGACATTTGACAACCTTTTTATCGAAAGTCCCTCCTGTGGTCTCCCCGGCATCTTTctcctgtcatttttttctttttcagatagtaCTATCTTCAGAAATTTCCATTTGCCATTGGTTCATCTCCCTCCACCATCCTTTAAATGTAGGTGTTTAAATTCTATCTTGagcccttttattttttatgtatttatttttttaaccttctttctAAGCCATTCCCTTCCTTCTCATGGCTTGAACCATTACCACTAAGCCAATGGCTCCAAAATATTGATGTACAGCCCATATATCTCTGCTGAGTTTCAATAAAGGGTATCCACATGGCTACTAAATATATCTGCCTGGATGTCTTATAGACATTTCAATCTCAACATGTCCTAAACATCACCTTCCTGTCCAAATTTGATCCTCATCCAGCTGTTCCTAGTTGCCGTaggatttattttatctttgtacCCTCATTTCTAGAGTACAGCCTGGCACAAAGAAAGACCTCAATAGATATGTGGTGAAGGAATAAATAAGCTTGAGGGGGTACATGTTTGTGTGCGTGTGAGACCACTTATGAACCCTTTGGCTAAGTGTTACAGAGTAGTTATAGGAATAGGctatcttaaataaaaatgaaatttattagaACATAAGGGATTCACAGAATCTGCAGGAGATAGGAAGAATAGGCTTGGAAAATGAGCAGGAACAAAAACTCTCTGAAGACCAAGAAGGAGGAAGCACAACTGTGTTTCGTAGAACCATCCCGCCAGGATACACCTGTTGTAAACAAAATTCTGACCATCTCTTCATCTTTGCATCTTTTGACAAGAGCTAAAATCCTTGGAGGCTGCACCTAGTGGCCAAGCTTAGGTCATACCTTCATTACTCAAGGCCTGGTTTTCCACCAAGACAATACCCAAAGGAAGAGGCCCTCAGAGTAAGAGGGGAAGGGTTCCGTGCTGAATAATCAAACCAATATGACATAGGccttttattatcttcatttttcagatagGAAATTAAAGCTCAGAAAGCTCAAGTTATTATCCAAAGTCATACTGCTAGTAGGTAGCAGACCTGGGATTCTTTTCCACAGTGTTTCAGAGGTTGTGCTCTTACCTATTCGGTGTATGACCTTCCCAATTTACCGTTGTCTGAACCTTAATCCACTTCTCAGACATAGGCTTAAGCAGTGTATTGTATTGCTTCACGCTCAtaccctcttttcctttctcttttcctctaaaatttgTGTCCATCTTCACCTTCCCCCAGCAAGCCTCCAGAGATTGACATGAAATTTTCCCTTCTCTGAATTTTTGGTGCATTTACAACTTGAGCCTTTCTAAGTCTGTCTTTGATAATTCACTGATCCTTAAGACATTTAattgtgtatctatctatctatctatctatctatctatctatctatctcttacTTTGTTACAATATTATCTCAGAATTGTAATCTTTTTTACTACTCCCAGAACTGGGTATTCAGTATGTGCTCAACAAAGGTTTCTTAAAAGGAAATCAGGTATGGGAAAGGATTCTTTCAATTGGATAGGAAGCTTCTAACTAGTGTTCAGGTACTATTGGGGTTCACTTCAAGATGCCTTCCTCTTGCcccttctcattcttttttattctagaaaGGTAAACTTTTAACCACTAATCTCATCTTACACTGCTATGtaaatagacaagaaaaataaaaatcttccaaGAAAGAACTTGACCTTCTAGATTCTGAAGATCTCTTTCCTGATAGATGTGGGTTCAAAGTCTTCTTCACATCTTACTAAATCTAGAATTTTAGGCAAGCTGTTTAATCACTCAGAACCTTGGTTTTGTCATCTGTGAAGTACCTAGTATTTCAAAAAGGCATTGTAAGGATTGAATGACATCCCCCAGCACCAACCCCCCACtgctctgtatatattttataatctttcaCTTTGTAtatgagaaaacagactcagaaaggttaCTTGCCAAGTTAACACAGCCTTACTCgatgctttgcacatagtaggaacacaatacatatttgttggatgaataaatttgtttccaatttttcacttaCAAAGTAGCAATAAATAGCTTGGAACACATATCCTTCCAAATTCTGTCAGTGTTTCTGGAAGATACATTTATTTCTAGAAGTGCAACTGCCAGTTCAGAGTCtgccatatttaaaaacattgctATTGCAACTTGCATCCAAAAGATCCTCAATAGGTGTTTCTTTTGCTAATTTCTTTCTCGCGGTGCATTTCGGGAGTTGTCTTTGTGATGCTTACTGGGAGTTGTGGTCTGAACCAGCCTCAGGAAGCAGGCGTGGACGAACCTATGAAACGGCGGGCTTTAGGACCCTGCGGGACACCCTGGGCCCGGGGAAGGGTCGGGAGAGGTCGGGAGTACCGCCGTGAGCCCGGAGCGGCGGAGGCGTCGGTGGCGTCGGGAGCGAGCGGGCCGGGGAACGGCgcgggtggtggtggaggagccTGGGGCTCGGTAAGCGACGCCAGCCCGGGCCGGTCCCGGAACCTGGCCAACCCCTGCGGGTCCTGCCGTACTAGGCCTTGGCCCCGAGGCGgctctgggggcggggcctggctcGCCTAGGGGACGACGGGGGTGacggggaagggggagagggagggaggacagctGCTGAGGCGGGCTGAGGCTGCTTGCGGTGGGGAGGCTGGGCCCGAGGCGGTGGAGCGAAGCGCGAAGCGGCTTGCTCCTCCAGCGGCCTGTTGGTCGGACCATCCGGTGCCTGTCACGTCCCTCCGGCTCCCGGTCCCTATTGGGCCCTCCTGGTAGCCGAGGTGCTGACCTTTGACTCCAACACGGTCTGACCCTGATCCCTCAAGCTGCCTCTCATCCCAGGTTGTTCCCGCCCCTGGGTGGCCTtcagcccagcctggccctgagGTGAGGGCTTGGGACAAGACCTCTGAAAAGGGCTAGAGGAAGGCTGGTCTGCACCAAGTCTTCAGGTATCCTGGAAGGATACCCCATTCCGTCCCTCTTTTTAAAGTCTCTGACCGACGGACTTCAACCCACCGTTCACACAGAATCAATAAAGCTACTGTGTTTTCTCTGGGTTACTTGGTGCAAGTCTGGGGAACGAATCTATTCCCAGGCAAGTGTAGGGAATaaacaagaggagagaaaagcTGGTTCCCTGGGGAAGGAGAGCTATCCGAAGCTGAGGAGTGCTGCCTCTGCAGAATGGGGAAGTAGAAACTTGGGCCAGTCCCTAATAAATGTTTCTGGATCAGCAGACCCTCCCCAGTTCTTCCTCTCCAGAAAAAGTTTTGAGCTTAATGAGAGCTGTTTCTTGGCTATTCTGAGCTTTAAGTGACTTTGTAAACCATGGCTAATATAGTTTGTGTCCTTGCCCTTAGCACAAGTTAATTGGAATTATTTGGGTGTGCCTTCAGTTGGATTTGTGTGCACATACTTCCTTTGTAAAGGCTTTTCAGATAATCAGTCTGGAGCTAGGAGGATCCTTCTTATTAGGATTGTAAAGGGGGAATTACCATTCTTTTAGTTAATAGGAAAGCCTTTAAGGTGTTTTCATCAGATGTTTAGgcataattcattcattcaacatttgtataataatttaaaaaacgcTTGACAACTCAAATAACTTGTTATAAAAGTTGAAATATCACGTAGAACCAAGTTCAAGAATCcataaaatttggggaaaatagtGAAATAAATTGATCTGGGATATATGAAGGCGAACTGtttattcaacacacatttattgagcacttactatgtaatTAGCACTGGGGTTAGAAATGTGAGTATCTTTCCTCAGGGACATCAGAGAGACACATTCCTATGAAAATTGTAGTGCTGTGTGTTACATATCCTTATAGAGGAATTTCCACAGTGTGAAGAACTGCCATAGCCTGGGAGAGTCTGGGAAATCTTCACAAGGAGGAAATACTTGAGTTGGGTgatgaaggatgagtaggagctTGCACAAGTAAGGAAAGGTATTTCAGTTGGAGAGAATAGCATGCACATGGGCATGGtgaaagtgaggggaaaaaataccATGATGTTTAAGTGTCAGAAATTTGTCCCGAACAGGATGTGTGGTGGGGAAGTTGACAGAGGGTGGGGCTGAAAATAAAGTAGGGAGCCGTCTGAGCCTTTTATGTTAGGGAGTGCCAGAAGTGCAGATTGAATTAATGAGAAATGAGGCAGTGAGACTAATTAGAGTTGTTGCAGttgactgagaaactgaataaaGTGTGGTAGCGGGAATGAAGAGGAAGGGAATGGATTTTAGCAATAATTCTGAGATTGATGCAACAGGACTTAATGATTGGGGAGAGAGAGTGGGCTAAGGACTCTAATTTGAGAGATTGAGTGAATGACTTTCATTGGCCAGGATGTGGATTAGATAAAGGAGAGATTCTTTAAAGGGTTGGGGTGGCTATAGAATGAGGCATAGGGGACATAGTCTGGTGTGCTGAGATCAGTTTGCTTGTGGGATGTGCTCATGGACATGTGTTAAGCAGGCAGCTGGAATTAAGGAGGCCCAGTGAACTTAATATCTTGCCAGTGAGTAAGTGAGGGCATATGTGAAAAAAATCctggggaaaaatatttattttgttgtttgcaaGGATGTATCAGAATATGTACTTCTCCCATTTAATAGTGAGCTTCTCGAGGCAAGAACCATAACGTAGTTTTAggtccccccccccttttttttttccaagtcaagttgttgtcctttcaatcgtagttgtggagggtgctgttcagcttcaagttgttgtcctttctgttttagttgtggagggcgcagctcagctccaggtccagttgcggttgctagttgcagggggcgcagcccaccatcccttggagggagtcgaactggcaaccttgtggttgagagcccactggcccatgtggtaatcgaactggcagccttcggagttaggagcatggagctctaaccgcctgagccaccggactggCCCTTAGGTCCCCTTTTTGTTGTATGCTATGCCTATGTTATTGTAAGGTATTGATACATGTTAGTTATGAAGCTAGCAGGAAATCAACTTACTTTGCAAGGTTGCAGTTACCTTTTTGGGCTTCCTTTAAGAAGATTATGGGAgactgtcttataattttcatttgatCCTTAGGTGGTACTTGTGAGGCTTGTATGTATGGTTCAGTAGGAAAGGAAGTGAAGAAGACATGAGTGACATTGTGCTGTTTGAGGAAGTTCAGGGCTTGAACAGGAGATAGACAGGATTAATTTACAAGAGGCTCCTGTTCATTGAGAAGAGGATCTTACAATGAATGCTCATTCTGGGAGATGTCAGAAAAATGTGACTTTTCAATCAGTTTCCTGAAATTCTGTCAATGTGGAGTTGGTTCCTCCTTCTGAAGGTGCAAGTGCATTACATCTTGTGTAAACTAATTTGAAAGGGAACCTGAGGTAGTCGGTCATATTTCTTTAAACCTCTTCATCTGTATTTAGTTTGTGAAAGTGGGCAGACTCGGTCAGTTCTGATGGGACTGGACTGAATTCTCTTCTGTGAAGCTGGTTCACCTTTAGTAGGTAGACAGTGGCTGATACCTATTTGTAGAGATTGGGAAATTTCTGGTTTTGCCACTTGCTGCTTAGTCTTCGGAAAGTCCCTGAATTACTTCCACTTTCAAGTACAGGCTAAACCCTCACGCTGAGGGGACCTCTGTCCAGAGCACACACTAGATACAGATGCTGCCCCATAAGTGGCTCATATACGTACTGAATCAGGCTGGTTCTGTCCTAATTCCTAGAAAGTAGGTGCTTGTCAGACAATGACTTGAGGCGACTATTTTCTTGGATAAAGTGGGAATATTGATATTATGGGTATCAGTTTGGAGTTTTCACAGAACTTGAACTGAATCTGGATTTTGAATGTTCTTCTAGTCAACACTTGAGTTTTTGCACTAATAGGATATTCTGATAGGGAAAGGGGCTGGCTACCAGAGAGAAAGATTTAGCGgctttgccacttattagctgtgtttCATTGGGCCAAATAAAATCATGCTTATAGTGCCTGTTTCATctggttattgtaaggattaaatatagtatattttaagTACTTAGAAAGTGCCAGGTATATAGAGAGTACACAGTTGTATTGTTTATTATATGAGTTTATCACCCTGAGTGGTAGCCTGTGCTTTGAAACATTTGGAGGAAGGAGTGATGAATTCCATCCCcaggcattaaaaaaagaaaagtggtagAATAAGGGGATGGTGGCCTATCCTGAACTTCTCCATGAAGGGAAGGAATTCAGAGAGGTGGCTTTAAGAGTGCAGGCCTCACTCCGTTTTGGAAATACAAAAGACTCGGAGTGACTAGcattaaaaatccattaaaatagAAAGGAGTTATATGCTTGTTTTGGAGCCAGTCAGTGGGGTGGAATTGGGGGAAACTGTGTCTAATGCTGTGAAAGAAGCTGTGGCAAGGAACCCTGTGGAACAGTAGCAAGGCAATGCAGTGGCCACCCCTATGTCCGGGAAGTGAATTAAGTACAGATTTAGGCGAGGGTAAATTTAGAAGGCCAATGTGGACCACGTGGAATCCAGCAAGTGAGCCAAATCCTTGGGGCCTTCAGAAAGGAAGAGGCATGTTAGGAACTAGTTTGAGAAATGAAGGGTTGAGGTTTGGAGGAATACCCTGCATTCTCTTAAATGCTTACACTGCTAGTATTCCCTCCAGAGAGTATGGTATGCCTTGTGGAAAACTTAGGGAGTGGATAACTTCTGcctaaagattaaaaaagaaaaaaacaatagccTTGCATCTAGAGGAACTAGGGAACTTTTAGGACAGTCAGGGCAGGAGACTATTTCTAGCTTTATAAACATGGCCTCCTTTTGTGTATTGGGTGAATGGCACATGGTTAGACAGTGGTTATATCTGACTCAGCCACAACTCCTGGGCAGGTAGGATTTTCATCTCCTTCACCAAGAATGTGGATTACTATAGTCGGTGTGTCTTGTAGTGATCTTTCACAGATGGACAAACCGGAGCCAAGATTCTCTAGAGAGAATGAAATATGGGGGTAGGTAAGGTTACTCCAGTGCTTTTTCTAGAGATGGtagaagttttatttattctctcagaATCGTCTCTCTTCAGAtggtctttttctttcaaagccTGGTTTAAGGCATTAATgagtacttctcaaactttagtgagCATCAGAATTACTTGGGGCAGGGTTTCTCCACCTCTGCGCTA encodes:
- the HPS6 gene encoding BLOC-2 complex member HPS6; the protein is MKRAATLRLLSDLSNFSGAARLRELLAADPEVRVRCSPDGRHLLLLRPPGALAPQLLIAVRGPGEELERAWPAEQLSPLDAFFLPWPVRPALVLVWESGLAEVWGAGVGPGWRLLQSTELCTSSGSRVVAVAALRSRLVWCEERQADAEGCLVPPSTAFSHHVCVRTLEPSGEAGTNQGRTHILLYHCPPFKLLASGKDFFLVPTANTWPGVGHILLIWSPGKGKVMVAAPNLGFSYSKSLNPGRGDTWDFRTLLRGLPGLLSPRQPLTVHTWAPTPRGLLLLDFRGTVSLVQSHGGTRAVGTLQEAPVGQAGSAALGTFHGTLACVLGSTLELLDVGSGQLLERKVLSTDRVHLLEPLAPDTENKEELETRGGLRLLSALGLFRVGWEAPQGLELPSAEDLVFEEACEYYQRRSLRGAQLTPEELRHSSIFRAPQALASILQGHVSPSTLLTILRAELRDYRSLEHLKAQLVAGDDEEPGWTELAEQEVERLLRTELMGDQLAQLNTIFQALPTAAWGAFLRALQLQPDGNGRLRSQAPPDVWKKVLGVTAAGKEPPNGVLPLFELLCQYLCRLEPRWLPPFVELAQQQSGPGWGAGGPGLPLYRRALAVLGEEGTRPEALELELLLGSGRPKAVLQAVGQLVQKEQWERALEAGLVFSPSSPLLRSEIFKLLLAEFARHRRLDAHLPLLCRLCPPDLAPTELLLLLRTHLPDESEPPTPFPEPGAEPPLTVGLLRALLEHTGAQGQPSGPVLSLYEDILWDPGTPPPTPPRGPITTLQTSDHPGLETWAPSGHGFCVTDTG